From one Candidatus Omnitrophota bacterium genomic stretch:
- a CDS encoding single-stranded DNA-binding protein — protein sequence MANLNKVLLIGNLTRDPELRYVPSGTAVATFTIAVNRFYTTPAGEKKEQTSFIRVVVWGRRAEVSGEYLSKGSPVFVEGRLQSRAWETPDGQKRSTIEVVADNIQFLRGGDRQGSAAAKDAAATEEVATIDLSEEPPVSGDQAGTGKPAAPASDSEVPF from the coding sequence ATGGCCAACCTTAATAAAGTGCTCCTGATAGGAAATCTGACAAGGGACCCGGAGTTGAGATATGTGCCGAGCGGCACGGCAGTGGCTACGTTCACCATAGCGGTCAACAGGTTCTACACGACGCCGGCCGGCGAAAAGAAGGAACAGACGTCATTTATAAGGGTCGTGGTATGGGGCCGCAGGGCGGAGGTCTCCGGTGAATATCTTTCCAAGGGAAGCCCGGTCTTCGTGGAAGGGCGTCTTCAATCGAGGGCGTGGGAGACGCCGGACGGCCAGAAGCGCAGCACCATCGAGGTTGTAGCCGATAATATCCAGTTCCTGAGAGGCGGAGACCGCCAGGGGAGCGCGGCAGCTAAAGATGCGGCCGCCACCGAAGAAGTGGCCACCATAGACCTGAGCGAGGAGCCGCCCGTATCCGGTGACCAGGCAGGCACAGGTAAGCCGGCCGCACCCGCATCAGACAGCGAAGTCCCATTTTAA
- the rplI gene encoding 50S ribosomal protein L9, whose product MKVILVEDIDRLGKMGDVVTVKEGYARNFLIPKKKAKEATPGNMKLLETLKKKAAEVERKKMEEMKALADKISGLSLTIGAAAGEEDKLFGSVTTDAIANALNAEHIVIDKKDIILDEPIKKLGVYQVIVKVHPEVKANLRVWIVKQ is encoded by the coding sequence ATGAAAGTGATACTGGTCGAAGATATAGATCGCCTGGGGAAGATGGGTGATGTGGTCACGGTCAAGGAAGGGTATGCGAGGAATTTCCTCATACCCAAAAAGAAGGCCAAGGAGGCCACTCCCGGCAACATGAAACTGCTGGAGACGCTGAAGAAGAAAGCGGCCGAAGTGGAACGCAAGAAGATGGAAGAGATGAAGGCGCTTGCCGACAAGATCTCCGGCCTTTCGTTGACCATAGGCGCCGCGGCAGGTGAGGAAGATAAACTTTTCGGCTCGGTGACCACCGACGCCATAGCGAATGCCCTGAACGCGGAGCATATCGTCATAGACAAGAAAGATATAATCCTCGACGAACCGATCAAGAAGCTCGGCGTCTATCAGGTTATCGTAAAGGTACACCCTGAAGTGAAGGCAAATCTGCGGGTGTGGATAGTAAAGCAGTAA
- the rpsF gene encoding 30S ribosomal protein S6: MNDYEALFILKPDISEEDTKGLCKTITEVIVKNSGTVKKEENWGRRPLAYPVKKSKEGYYYKVDFNAPAESVAKLDAAYKLNQSILRTLITRR; the protein is encoded by the coding sequence ATGAATGATTATGAAGCCCTGTTCATACTGAAGCCGGATATTTCCGAAGAGGATACGAAAGGCCTCTGTAAGACCATTACGGAGGTCATCGTTAAGAATTCCGGCACCGTCAAAAAAGAAGAGAATTGGGGCAGGCGCCCGCTCGCCTATCCGGTGAAGAAGTCAAAAGAGGGGTACTATTATAAAGTCGACTTTAACGCCCCGGCCGAATCCGTAGCGAAACTCGACGCCGCTTATAAATTGAACCAGTCCATACTGAGGACCCTGATAACGAGGCGATAA
- a CDS encoding 50S ribosomal protein L25, with protein MEKVILKAEVREGAGKRTAKDLRAKGSIPAVVYKGGKDAMKLQVTIRDLDEVIHTSAGENVIITLNISGPDKHKEKTVIIKEIQRDPIKDGILHVDFNEISLTEMLKVNIPLAAHGEASGVKKDGGILEHIMWEVQVECLPADIPEKIEVDVSNMNIGDSILVKGIKVPEGVKILNDPELIAFIVKPPKVEAPKEEIAEESKEPELIREKKEKEEGEEEAAKEAEKPAKEAKKEQDK; from the coding sequence ATGGAGAAAGTCATACTTAAAGCGGAAGTGCGGGAAGGCGCGGGGAAGAGGACAGCGAAAGATCTGCGCGCGAAGGGCAGCATCCCGGCCGTAGTCTATAAGGGCGGCAAAGACGCCATGAAACTGCAGGTGACGATAAGAGATCTCGATGAGGTCATCCACACCAGTGCCGGCGAGAACGTCATCATCACATTGAACATATCCGGTCCCGATAAGCATAAAGAGAAGACCGTGATAATAAAAGAGATCCAGCGGGATCCCATAAAGGACGGGATCCTGCACGTCGATTTTAACGAGATCTCCCTTACCGAGATGCTCAAGGTGAATATACCGCTGGCGGCGCACGGCGAGGCCTCCGGTGTCAAGAAAGACGGCGGTATCCTCGAGCACATCATGTGGGAGGTGCAGGTGGAATGTCTCCCCGCGGATATCCCGGAGAAGATCGAGGTCGACGTATCTAATATGAATATAGGCGATTCCATCCTGGTGAAGGGCATAAAGGTGCCGGAGGGAGTGAAGATACTGAATGACCCCGAGCTTATCGCTTTCATCGTTAAACCTCCCAAGGTAGAGGCGCCGAAAGAAGAGATAGCGGAAGAGTCCAAAGAGCCGGAGCTGATCAGGGAGAAGAAGGAGAAGGAAGAGGGCGAAGAGGAAGCGGCCAAGGAGGCCGAGAAGCCGGCAAAAGAGGCAAAGAAGGAGCAGGATAAGTGA
- the rpsR gene encoding 30S ribosomal protein S18: MPPRFGRDKDKPKKREPGKKRVFRRKPCKFCIEKVEKLDYLDYGRFQKFITERGKIIPSRISGSCAKHQRQLARAVKKARIASLLPFVAE, translated from the coding sequence ATGCCACCAAGATTCGGTAGAGATAAAGATAAACCAAAAAAGCGCGAACCCGGAAAGAAGAGGGTCTTCAGGAGAAAGCCGTGTAAATTCTGCATAGAGAAGGTGGAGAAGCTTGACTATCTCGACTACGGCAGGTTCCAGAAATTCATAACTGAGCGCGGGAAGATCATACCGTCTAGGATCTCGGGGAGCTGCGCGAAGCACCAGAGGCAGCTTGCCCGCGCCGTAAAGAAGGCCCGCATCGCGAGCCTCCTGCCGTTCGTCGCGGAATAA
- the dnaB gene encoding replicative DNA helicase, whose amino-acid sequence MIEKIPPQSLDAETAVLGSMLLDHNAISQAIEFLDASYFYRDSHKKIYSAIIKLFEENKAVDIVTLVEELKKAGTLDEAGGPAYIANLASAVPTAANIVHYAKIVKEKMILRHLINTSTQIVTECYDTTQDIDELVDKAEQLIFDISSKKVESRVSSLREVIKGSIETIDNLYQRKENITGLATGFRDLDIKTAGLQMSDLIVVAGRPSMGKSALASSIAEHVAVVEKIPVAFFSLEMSKEQLVQRMLCSHARVDAHKVRTGFLSQADWPRLVSAAGKLSEAPIYIDDSPGITVLELRAKARRLKAQHDIQLIVLDYLQLMQGPARAESRQQEISEISRSLKSLARELNVSLIAISQLSRAVEQRSDHRPQLSDLRESGAIEQDADLVILLLREEYYNPTDENKGQAEVIIAKQRNGPVGSMMLAFVGEYMRFENLAPSRGEEFVDVDMERV is encoded by the coding sequence ATGATCGAAAAGATACCGCCTCAGAGCCTGGATGCGGAGACGGCCGTCCTGGGTTCGATGCTCCTGGACCATAATGCCATCTCCCAGGCAATAGAGTTTTTAGACGCCTCATATTTCTACAGGGACTCCCACAAAAAGATATACTCCGCCATAATCAAACTCTTCGAAGAGAACAAGGCCGTAGATATCGTAACTCTGGTAGAAGAGCTTAAGAAGGCCGGGACTCTCGACGAGGCCGGCGGGCCGGCGTATATCGCCAACCTCGCGTCGGCCGTCCCCACCGCGGCGAATATCGTCCACTACGCAAAGATAGTGAAAGAGAAGATGATACTCCGGCACCTCATAAATACATCAACGCAGATAGTCACGGAGTGCTATGACACGACCCAGGATATAGACGAGCTTGTCGACAAGGCGGAGCAGCTCATCTTCGATATATCTTCCAAAAAGGTGGAATCGCGCGTCTCTTCGCTGCGCGAGGTCATCAAGGGATCGATCGAAACTATAGATAACCTTTACCAGAGGAAAGAGAATATAACGGGCCTGGCCACGGGTTTCAGGGACCTCGATATAAAGACGGCGGGGCTCCAGATGTCCGACCTGATAGTCGTCGCGGGACGGCCTTCTATGGGCAAGAGCGCGCTGGCCTCCTCCATAGCGGAACATGTTGCCGTCGTGGAGAAGATACCGGTCGCGTTCTTCAGCCTCGAAATGTCCAAGGAGCAGCTCGTCCAGAGGATGCTCTGCTCTCACGCGCGGGTCGATGCCCACAAGGTCAGGACGGGGTTCCTCTCCCAGGCGGACTGGCCGCGCCTCGTCAGCGCCGCCGGAAAATTATCCGAAGCACCCATCTATATAGACGATTCTCCCGGCATAACTGTGCTTGAGCTCCGCGCAAAGGCGCGGCGCCTGAAGGCGCAGCATGACATACAGCTCATAGTCCTGGACTATCTCCAGCTGATGCAGGGTCCTGCCAGGGCGGAGAGCAGGCAGCAGGAGATATCGGAGATATCGCGTTCTTTGAAGTCGCTGGCCAGGGAGCTCAACGTCTCGCTCATAGCGATAAGCCAGCTCTCCAGGGCGGTAGAACAGCGCTCCGACCACAGGCCCCAGCTTTCCGACCTCCGGGAATCGGGGGCCATAGAACAGGACGCGGACCTTGTCATATTATTGCTCAGGGAAGAGTACTATAACCCTACGGACGAGAACAAGGGCCAGGCGGAGGTCATAATAGCGAAACAGAGGAACGGCCCGGTGGGCAGCATGATGCTCGCTTTCGTCGGGGAATATATGAGATTCGAGAACCTCGCGCCCTCCCGCGGCGAGGAATTTGTGGATGTCGATATGGAGCGCGTCTAA
- the pth gene encoding aminoacyl-tRNA hydrolase has product MKCIIGLGNPDLRYRSTKHNVGANVIKKIAAENSIRINKNAYSSLIGKGKVSGEDVIFVFPQTYMNLSGQAVKDIFMNEMKDIKDLLVVCDDINLKLGRVRLRKKGSSGGHKGLESIIRELARDDFARLRVGIATDVHKGDITNYVLTPFKRHEMRNAAHAITLARDAAVCWIEEGIESAMAEFNKKKAGTS; this is encoded by the coding sequence GTGAAGTGCATAATAGGGCTGGGGAACCCGGACCTGAGATACAGGTCCACCAAGCATAATGTCGGCGCGAACGTCATCAAAAAGATAGCGGCCGAGAATAGCATACGTATAAACAAGAACGCCTATTCGTCGCTTATAGGCAAGGGGAAGGTCTCCGGCGAGGATGTCATCTTCGTCTTCCCGCAGACGTATATGAACCTTTCCGGGCAGGCGGTCAAGGATATCTTTATGAATGAGATGAAAGATATAAAGGACCTCCTGGTCGTATGCGACGATATAAACCTGAAGCTCGGCAGGGTAAGGCTGCGGAAGAAGGGGTCATCCGGGGGGCATAAGGGGCTTGAGTCGATCATACGCGAACTGGCCAGGGATGACTTCGCCCGCCTGAGGGTCGGCATAGCGACCGATGTCCATAAAGGGGATATAACGAATTATGTCCTGACCCCGTTCAAAAGACACGAGATGAGGAATGCCGCCCATGCCATTACGCTCGCCAGGGATGCCGCCGTCTGCTGGATAGAGGAGGGCATAGAGAGCGCCATGGCGGAGTTCAATAAGAAAAAGGCCGGGACGTCCTGA